In the genome of Lathyrus oleraceus cultivar Zhongwan6 chromosome 4, CAAS_Psat_ZW6_1.0, whole genome shotgun sequence, the window AATGAAAGAAAAAATTAGGCGACTCAAGAATTAAGGTAAAACTTATCGATAACAAAAGAAGGCCCCGAGGAAGCACTTCCATTTCAAAGTTAGCGACCTAAACATCTTCCATAGGCACTTTGAGATGGAAAAAAATATGAATGAGGACATCATCCAACTTCTCTTCATAGATGATATCAATGAGGATTTCTTACCAAGACGGATCTAGATTCCAACAATAGAAGAGTGTAATGATAAAATAAACTCATAAGAGAAATTGACTTCCTTCAACGTCATAATGTAACTCCAAAAGGGCTTGATACCTTAAAATGCATCATCTCTACATGTAATTTAAAGAGATGCACATTTTTATGACTCTATAACCTCCAAAGAAGTTTCATCCATTTGTGGAAGCAACTAGCTAATAAATTTGTTTCAATATTCTCCACAAGTTAGATAACACAGTGAAGTTCAATGTACTCTGATGGTTTTCGGGAGAAGTAGGATAAGCCCATTAACTCCTCCATGGATCATTTCAGCAAAGATATATATTATATCAAGAACCTCAAGCAAATTGTGGCCCTACACGTGCTAGTAACATGTCTCAAGCCAAGTTTGTTTTTTGACTCACTAGCATGTCGCTTATCTAATATACTATATGAGCTAAGTAAAAGGGCACAAGATTACATAACCTTGAAAGAAATATTTACAACAAAGTGAGGAGATTACAAGAGTTCCCCTCATAAAAGTCATTATCGGGGTAaagggagaaatgattaagggAACGATACTTCTCCAACTTTGCCCATTAATAGAGAAACGTCGGATAATTTTTTGAGATGCGTACGAATTTATCCTCATCAATATACCTCGATAATAGGAGAGTAAACCTAATGCATACAAGAGGATATATTATAAGTACCATTGCATTCATGAAAACTTCATTATGACTGCCAAGGGCTAAAAACCCAGATTGAAAGGTTCATCGGTGATGGTTACTTACAGAAGTTATGGACGAGAAAGATCGGACTAAGGAAACAAATAGGTTCATACTTCTAAGGGGGTCCTCAAAATCATCGTGACCTCATAAATATTCAAATAAACCAAATAGGGTGTACATTAGATACTATATAAAATGTATGAGTTTAATACCTCATCCTATGGAAATCAACCTCGTCTTGGAAGGATTTGTCATACGAATGACACTCTAACAGTAGAAGAAATAGGCGCCTTGATATCTAAAATTAAACTACATATTTACATAACTAAGGTTTGTGAAAAGGTTATAAGGGCGCAGACAAGCAACAAGACGATCACATGGTTATGTAGAATACATGGTGAATTGCAACAACATATACAGTCTTATCAATCAAGGAAACCTAGCTAATATCATATTTAGTGATGCATAGAAGTAACTAAGACTACACAATACAATCCTAAATCCATACATAAAACATTGGTAGGATTCTTTGGTAACAACGTTGAACTTTTGAGATTCATAGAAGTCTTCTTGGCCTTCGCAATAGACGTCAATTCCAAGTCAATACATAAAAATTACAGTCGCGTTAATTGTGCCAACAAAAAACAGAGAATTTTAAGAAAATTATCATATCCACGAAGATTATATTAAACTTGTATAAGGACAAGGCGATTGCACTTGTAAATTCATCGTAGTGAGTGAGTAACAAAAATGAGGGTGCATAGAGCATGATTGATTTGTGTGTATGATAGCCAACTAAAGGTATGCAAAGATAATGATAAAAATGATTAACTTTCCCTTTTGAATCATTTACTTATATATGTAAGAACTCTTAACTAATCATATAATTATTCCATCTTAATTATGACATTTTACAAAACATGGAATTATGACTTCGCAATCCCCTAACTACTAGGAGTCTTCAATTGCAAGCCAACCTGATTCGTCAAGCAGCCCCTTGTCTACTAGGAGTATTCAATTGCAATGACAGAGGTTTTATGTCACATAAAATAAGATGAAAATTTTACAAAACACAAAAATTACGACCTCGTAACCCCCTAATTATTGGGAGTTTTCAATCTTAAAGTACCACCCAGCTACTCTACTATGAGTCTTCAATCGCAACGAAGAAGGTTTTATAGTGCGTAAAACTAGACTAACGGACGAGATTATTCATTTCGCAATAGGAAATATAATTACAATCACATGGTTTTTCTAATCGGATAAACAATTTAGTGTTAAGCCTTCTTGCCATCTAAattaattttcaaattttgtAGACAGTAGAATGCATTATACACAAATAAAACTATATAACTATAAGGAAATATTCATTACAAAAAAAACAACATAAAATTACAAGAATCACATGTTTAGGCTAGAGTCATCAATATGGAACATAATCTAAGGGAACTAGTCATTCGTCCTGAGGGGATTAATGGTTTTTAGAATTAAGAAGCAAAGATAAAGACTTATAATTATGAAGAACAAGATCCTAATGATAAACTTCATTTTTGTTCCATTTAGGAATCAGAAATGGATGAAGTTGAATAACTAATGATCTTGAACAATGACTCTAATCTCCATTTACAACGGCGTAAGGTGGACATGCATGGTTAGCACTTAAACTCCCACGTAAGTTCAAGATTCAAGATAAGATAGTGAAAGTGGATTTCAAAGAATGTATCTTGCTCTTAGCATGTGAACTGATATTATACTATGGGTCAAATGGAGTGGATTTGAGATGGATTAGGCCTTAGTCATTTGGGCCTTTGGCCGGTCCAGAACAGTTGCCCCCAAGGCTTTGTCGGGCACTAAAAGAGTCGGGGGAAGCCTTAAGTGGTGTTGGGCGACCTTCAGGATGTGGTCCGGTGTGATATGGAACTGAAACGCTTAGAATCAGTTGAAAAAATAGTGGGGAACAAGTGCATTAAATGTGGTCTCATCATTGAAACACTTCATAACCCTCTTCTGACACGTGAAGTGGTGTGACTAGCTAGTGTATATCGAGGTTTATAGTGCACTCGAGTTAGCGCGTATCCACAAGAGAAAATATAGTTGTTGATCTTGAGACTTCTTTCTTTAGTTGGTCTGAACCCTTCATGAATATTTGTAAGTTTTAGCAACCTTCAGTTTTCAAACTTATTGTTACTTTCCCATAAGGTTTTTCATTTCCTCTTCTTTGAAAGTACCTACTAGAAGCGATTTTTAGCGTTTTTTTAAAgcttttgcttctcttcctttcTTCCTGCTTCGCCAATTTCACATAACCAGATACCATCATAACTCAAGCTTTTAATCTTCAATATTTTTCGTTTTCTAGTCAGGATAAACAATAGTACTTTTAACCTAATGAGTGATTATGAGAGAAAAACTTTGTTTGCCTCGAGAATGGGGGTGTCATCTGATTCTCATCTCTCTCCTCTTAGTAGTAATTACCCAGAACCAGAAATTATATCTTTATCTGGTGATTTTGATTCAGAAAGGGTATTTGGGAATTCCTTGCAGGAAGAACCCTTTTCATCTGGTTCATTAGACGTCACTTTATCAAACATTGGCGGAGGAATTAACCATGTTGAGGTCCCTAAACCACCTCGCGTCTTAACAAAATAGAAAATACTAGCCAAATTACAAAGGAGAGAATGCTTTAAATATTACATTCAACATTTCCTAAAGACTGATGGTTGTGAGCCCAACGATGTTGCTGTGAAAGTCCACTTGGATCTTAGAGATCAATCGGATGTGGTGGAGTACGACTGGGTGGACATATAAATAGTGGGCACTTTATCTTTTCTGAGCATTGAGACTTCTATAGATGCATTTATCATTACGGTTGGCAATCCCTTATAATGGTTAATTTTTCCAATAAAGTAGGAAAATAGGATATGTAGTTCTTTTGTCGACTGGGTGATCCTGTTCTATGAATGCATGTCCACAAGAATAGGATTGCGACTCTCTTTTCATGACTTTGAGGTGGTCATTCTAAAATACTTTAAATTTTCTCCTTCCAAACTACATTTGGGGTCCTGGGCGTACATGAGGTTATTTCAATTGTGTGCTTAACACAAATCTTGGAAACCTTCACTTAGATTATTCTTTTATCTATTCCATATGAGGTGCACCTCTTAGGATAATTTACAAAATCAAGGGTTCATTAGCTTTCATCAGGTCAATCCTTAGTTCAACCCCTTTATTCTGAACTAAGGTGATTTCCTGGGGAACTTCTTACTGGTAAAGCCTCTCACACCCGCGACTCATCTCATTTTCTTCTACCTCTCTGTCGATTCTCCTTATTTTTGACGAATTTTATATTCAAAGTATTGGTCTAAAATCCTCTTTAATCGGGATGCTCACTCCTATTGTGCCAAGTCGAATTTTCTTTCTCCATGCGAGGTAATAACAAATAAGGAAATGCGGTATTGGTTTCAGGGTCTCGATTATGAGGAAGGGTTTGGCCCTGGTGAGGTGCCCCCTGCCGAGTGAGAAAAGAGGTGAATTGATAATCATGCTATTTTGAGTGCAAATAGCAAGGAAAGAGTGAGCAAATTGAAGTTATTTTACATATTTGCAAATGCTTAAGGTATTCAGGTTGTGGTAGTTTTTTCCCCTGCTTCGGCCCTTTCTCTTATCCCAGCTACAAAGACTTATGCTTCAACACCTCAGGTAGATTAACTTATGGATATTACGACCACTTTAACTGTGAATGAGTAAACCCTGCCTCCTGTTTCAACAAAGAGGATTCATGATGACAATCAACAACCCCTGAGGACAAGGTATGTCCAAAATGAACTCATGTTGTCAAGGGTGGTGTTTATATAGAGGTAACTCCCTTCATGCGGATGCCAAATGTCTTATATTCACGTCTTGCTCGCACTCTCGAGGAGGCTGCTACTACTATTCTGATGTCAGATTTATCCTTCATTCAGAATATCCCTAAGAGGGAGAATATGGAACTCATATCCTAGCTTACTTATAGTATGTTTAAGACTCCCTCTATATTCTCCCATGTCTCTTCTAGTCGGGTGTGACGTCTTGGCTCCAGGTAATACCACTAAATAAAGGGATACTTGGAAAGTGAAATGCGAAACTATGGAGATGATGTGCACTACTCACTAGGATGAGCTTGTCACGCTACAAGAGAAGGTTTAAACTACCAGCTCTTTACAATAGGAGGTAAAAATCCATAACCCTCCTTCCACTTTGGTTATCCGGGTAACTAAATTGGAGGATTCCCTTAAAGAGGCGGAAAAACGATATCAAAGGGCTTCTAATGTTGTTGAGGAAAATACTCTCTAGGTGAAGGAGCATAATAAAACCCTTCTTCAATAATCTAAGGCTCATGCTTAGACCTTGAAAGCTCTCCAAGACGAGATGCCTGATATATATGAGGCAGTCACTTCATGATTCCCTTCAATGTACTATGTAGATTATGACCGAGGTATGTGACAAAGTTGTGGAATAGGCGAGGAAATTTTATCCCAATGCCATCATTTTGACTGAGGCATTGGCTCCATTTGAGTATGCTCTCGGGATGACTCAGGAGGGCGATCACAATACGTCGACTTGTTTACCATTATTTTTGGTAAAGTAAACCACAAATTTTCACTCACTTACATTATTAAActaaaaaaaaatcatatgacatatttgttggaacaagattgatccatgcccttaaaaggttttgataataataaaatatttaaagaacaatagggTTTACTAATGGTTATTCTAGTGTGTAGGATCAAAAGATATTAACCTTGGTATAAATCAAGTTAATCACTAACAAGAATCATTAAAGATAAACAAGGTTGTTCTGAATCTAAAGAATAAGAACCAAAGACTTCAAACTCTGAAGAGTCAACTCAAGTCTTACAGATGACCAACCTTATTCAAAGATCAACAAGGTTCTGAAGACATGAGCGATTTGTAGCAAGTAAATTTGTCATAAGGAATGACTCTACAACTTCTAAACGAGCGCCATCAATAGTTATGAAGATTCTGCTTTAAAAGATTATTGTCTATATCAAGTCGACAACTCTGAAAATGTTCATCCATATTAGTTCTGATCAATACTCTGATATAAGGCATGTTTAGAACCTGTGAACCCAAGACTCTGAAGTCTCATTGCAACCAGGTTCTGAAGACATTTTAACTTCTGATCATGCTttaactaattctataaaaaACCTCTGAATCAGGAAGTTAAGTATAGAGATAACAATTATAAAACCCTTGTTTTAAATTATTAGTCAAAAACCTTTAGTCTTCATCATTTAGTTAATCATCGAACATGTTATTCTCATTGATTTATTTTGTGACTATAATATACTGAATTTCTAATTGTTCATGATTAATTCTAAATTTATGAGATGGATgaattattaattattattttgtcaatttatttattttatgtgAAGTGATATAAAATATGTGATAATTAAAGTAAGGTTTATgataattaaataaaattatttaaatagATAATTTAGAACAAATATAAATAGTAACATGAATTAAAAATGTCACGTGTGTGTACCGTAGATTGGAATGGTGGAATTAGTCATGTGAatctataacaatatataaagAAAATACTTCCTTTTGGTGTAGCCTATTATTCTACCATTTTTACCCttattttattatgtaatttACCTAATAACTTCCGATAAAACAACTATTATTAACTTCAAAGTAACTCCTACTAATAACTTCCACATGctgtattttttattttttaatctataacaatatataaaaGGGAATACTTCCTTTTGGTGTAACCTATTTTTCTACCATTTTTACCCTTATTTTATCATATAATTTACCTAATAACTTCCAATAAAATCACTACTATTAACTTCAAAGTAACTTCCTACTAATAACTTTCACATGctgtattttttattttttaaaaatataaaggaaatattttcttttggtGTAGCGTATTTTTCTATCATTTTTACCCTTATTTTATTGTATAATTTACCTAATAACTTTCAATAAAATCTTATTATTAACTTTCAGGTAACTTCCTATTAATAACTTCCACATGCTCtgtttttttaaaaattaaattatatttaaataaaaaatatcacTTATATTTTCAATGATGTACATTAAAAAAGCGGACAGACGGGCACGCGAGTGTCCGTCTAAATGCTAGTAGGTtataatgataataataatattaataaaataaaacTAAATCAATTAAGTCCCAATTGATTCCATATTATTCTCCCATCATCTCCACTTCCTCTGAACTCCTGCCTCAAAAACTCCCATAAGTTTCACGTAGAAACTATTCACATAACCCAACATTTCACAGAAAAATATTTCCTGATCACCGGTGAGTTGCAACGTCGATAAATTCTCATACTTCGTTCTAGTATTAATCCTGAGAGTGTCCCTTGGAGTCGTTGTTCGTGTAGTCAGATCATAGAGTTGTTTCGATTCAGAGAAAAATACACTAAGGCATGGGTGTTTCCCCATGTAACTCTAAATTAAACTTGAATTAGGAGTcattcttaacatggtatcagagtctcgtttaagatccggtggaccacctactatggtttccgctatcgggtcacccaccatttatttccacgctccagatgtccagtcctgggcgtgagggggtgtgttaagagtcccacatcgaACAATATATGGCCTAAAtatgtgtttataagtgggggcaatcctcactctaccaaccgattttgtagggttgagttaggttCAATCACACATTTTTAACAAGTTGGATAAATGTAAATTACCTATTTTATTTTCTAGAGATTGAAATAATTGAAAAAATTTGAATAGAAAAAAACTAACTTCTTAAATATATTTATTCATATATCTAATTGCATCgttttttatttaaatttttagGTGATGAACTTGTGTCTGAATGATGTATTTTCCATTTATTGTTAGTTCcatattgtggttgttgttgatttaatAATTTAGTTTAATGAGAAATTGTGTTGACTCCATTACCTATCTGTATTAGTCCAGGAAATCTATATTCACGTGTGCTTAATTTTATTTGATTAACTCTATTATATTATGTATGTGTAGAATTTAGTAAGTTAGTTAATTAAACAAGTGGCTATTGAAAAGAGAAAATTAATAATGTTATAGATTGGAGAAGAAATAAGTTTCCCTTTAAAATCATTAGATGTGTGATATATTAGTAGGTAGTTAGCTTTGTAGTGAGTATTATGTGGGTATATTTTTAAAGGATAATTTGGTGCTAAAATAAAATACTTATACGTCATTCTCGCCATGCAAGGATTTGAATTTGTAATTGGCCCTACTCTGTGTAAGTGAGATAGTGGTTATTTAATTGCTTATGTATTCCATGAGTTTTTTTAATGTCAAGTGAGAATGTAGAGGGGTGGAAAAAGTGATATGTGTTATATATCTAGTGAATATTTATGTTGTTAGTTCGTGGTGTATTTAATATCTTTCCAAATTTTAGAGTCAAGCCAATACTAGTTAATAGAGAAATATATGTACACACCATATCTCTCATAACAAAAGGAAATGTAGTGTGTTGTTACAAtgagtttttttttataaaattattattGTTTATTGGAAATATTTGTGGAGAATATTAAATTCAAATGAAAGAAGTAAATGTTATTTTTACTTTGTGGTGTCTGAGTGGCGGGATTTGATTTTTATGTCATGTGTATTTTGGTGATTGTCTTAGTGACGGGTGATTCCATGTTATTTTCAACGTGCATGTCATGTCATGTGCATTTCTGTGTGGAGCCTTAGTGACGAGTTATTTTTTCCATTGACATGGAATGAATCCTGTGTGGTGTCTTAGTGACGAAGTGATTATATTCGGATCATGTAGTTTAAGAGCATGCATATTTTTGTATATAACACTTGGTGGTCGTTGTTATTAATCTTGAGTTGATTACTTTATGGATATAACGATACAATTATAGTTTGATATAAATAACTTTGATGAACTTTACTTTTATTCAACTCTCTTGGAGATGATCTGTGTATTTATATTTGGCTAATTTTTAGCTCTTGTTTAGTCTAGTTTGACATGGTTTGTGGTTAATGGAAATTGACCCATTACAATAATATTTCAGGTACAAATGTGGAGTTTCAAAGTGATTGATGTCTGCTTGATGCATGATCGTGGAAAAGAAGGGGTTTTCagtaaataaaaaaatatatactTCAATAGTTTATAAATTGATTGCATTATATTTTAAGTActtatatatttttttgtgaatGGATTATAAATGAGGTGATTTTCTACTTGTGAAATTGAATTGTCACTGGATTTGATTGTTTCAAAACCCGCATATTTTATTTGAATAAGTATTTCTAATAATTTCTAAGTCATCTCTTGGATGAAAATCCATGGAGTTAAAATATGGTATCAGAGCAATAATCATTGGACAAATGTTTTTGGGGTGGGATAATATATGTTGATGTGTGATTGTAAGGCATGTGAATTGAAACTGTGTTGTTCGACCTGTTGTTAGTTACTGCTTTCTTGTATTAGAAATATTTGTAAAATGACTTCTTATTAATGTTTAGATGCCCTATGATAGTAAATTCAGTATATTATGCAAATTAAATTCTCTTGAGAATGTAACCCAAGAGTTTTGATTGAATTTTAAATGATCCTAACTTGAGAAGTTGTAGGAATTGAGGAATGGCACCAGGAAGCCCCAATGCTACTAATAATGAGAATGGAGAAAATATGATGGAGATCATGCATACAATGTGTGATATGGAGACTTCCATTACCCAACAACCTAGTGTGATGGCTTTACAAGCTAAGACTCAGGCACAGAGAGATGAGCAAAGGCAACAAAAAGAAGAAGCATTAACAGCAACTAGAGGACTGGCAAAGTTCTGACGACATAATCCTCCGAGGTTTGAGGGTGATCATGATCCTAACAAGGATGATCTTTGGCTACAAGAGATCGAGAAGATCTTTGTAGTTCTACACTGCACTGGTGAAACCAAGCTAGAGTATGCCACCTTGTTGCTGATTGGGGAAGCAGAGAGCCAGCGGAGAGGAGCTAAAAGCATAATGCATAACAAAGGAGAAGAACTGACATGGGGAGCTTTCAGACAGAAGTTCTTAGACAAATACTTTCTAGGAAGTTGTAGAGCAGAGAAAGAAGTTCAATTCCTCAGGTTGCATCATAGTAACATGAGTGTCATTGAGTATGTTGCGAAGTTTGAATCCTTAGCAAAGTACTCCCGTTTCTTCAACAATGTGGTTGATGAAGACTATAAGTGTGAACCGTTTGAGAGCCTTCTTTGCTATGACATCAAAGAGGTTGTTGCCTCATATGAGACCCGACAATATAAAGCTTTGGTGGAGAAGTGTAAGAAGGTGGAGAACCTTAAGCATAGTCGTCCAAGCAGGGATTTTGTAGGGGGACCTCGAGGCACCAGGGAAATAACTACTCACCGAACAAGGGCAGACAACAAGGGCCTTATCCACGACCACAAGGAAATGGTAGAGATCAACCTCAAGGAAATAACAGAGGAGTTCAAAGTGTGCAAAGCAAGAATCATAATTAGAACCAGTCTATTCGGTGTTTTCGCTGTCAGGAGGAGGGACACAAATCATTTGATTGCCCAACCAAGAAAATATATTGCTACATATGTCAGAAGCCAGACCATCTTACTAATAATTTCCCAGATAGAAACAAGAATAATCCCAagaacaacaataacaacaaccaAGTTGGACGTCCGACGGCTCAAGGACGTGTGTACCACATTGGCGGAGAAGGGGAGAAAGACCATTCAGAGCTGATAAATGGTGAGCGTGAAATTTATGGCAAAGTTTTTCCAATATTATTTGATTCTAGAGATACTCATTCTTTTATCTCTTGGGAGAGTGTGAATTCCTTACAACTTCCTGTGACACATTTACCTTTTAATTTGGTGGTCATGATATCATCCTCCGAACATGTGACTCTTAGTGAGGCTTGCCTACAATGTCCATTGACTATCTTGAACATGAAGTTCAAGGTCGATCTGATTTGTATTACTCTTAAGCATCTTGGAGTTATTCTTGGAATGGACTGGTTGACCAATAATTATATTCTTTTAGATTGTGCTCGCAGGTCAGTAATATTGCCAGACTTAGGTGTCACTCGGTTCCTCGAAGCTAATCGATTGAAGTTTTCCTTGCATGAAGATGTTCAGAAGTATGTGTTTTTAAATTCTATCAGCATGAGCCCAGAAGTCGATGTTATTGTCATTCCAGTGGTGAGAGACTTCTCAGAGGTGTTTCCAGCAGATGTACCAGGTTTACCACAAATTTGTGACGTTGAATTCTCTATTGATATCACTCATGGAACATGACCCATATTTATATCTCCCTACATAATGTCTTTGCAAGAGTTAGATGAGCTAAAGAAGCAGTTAGAGTACCTCCAATCCAAAGGAC includes:
- the LOC127135899 gene encoding uncharacterized protein LOC127135899, whose protein sequence is MHNKGEELTWGAFRQKFLDKYFLGSCRAEKEVQFLRLHHSNMSVIEYVAKFESLAKYSRFFNNVVDEDYKCEPFESLLCYDIKEVVASYETRQYKALVEKCKKVENLKHSRPSRDFVGGPRGTREITTHRTRADNKGLIHDHKEMEEGHKSFDCPTKKIYCYICQKPDHLTNNFPDRNKNNPKNNNNNNQVGRPTAQGRVYHIGGEGEKDHSELINGEREIYGKVFPILFDSRDTHSFISWESVNSLQLPVTHLPFNLVVMISSSEHVTLSEACLQCPLTILNMKFKVDLICITLKHLGVILGMDWLTNNYILLDCARRSVILPDLGVTRFLEANRLKFSLHEDVQKYVFLNSISMSPEVDVIVIPVVRDFSEVFPADVPGLPQICDVEFSIDITHGT